One genomic region from Quercus robur chromosome 4, dhQueRobu3.1, whole genome shotgun sequence encodes:
- the LOC126723566 gene encoding NADH dehydrogenase [ubiquinone] 1 alpha subcomplex subunit 6, whose protein sequence is MSFTRRAVKVPPNSASLEEARHRVIDFFKTVCRSIPTIIDIYNLDEVATVSELRSSAAAQIRKNSHITNTKVIDMLLLKGVEEFNNIVEHAKQRHHIIGQYVVGQKGLVQDSGTKDQGDSNFLKNFYKSNYF, encoded by the exons ATGTCGTTTACACGGCGGGCCGTGAAAGTACCACCGAACTCAGCGAGTTTGGAGGAAGCGAGGCACCGAGTTATCGATTTCTTCAAAACAGTGTGCCGATCCATCCCAACCATCATAGACATCTACAACCTCGACGAAGTCGCTACCGTCTCCGAGCTCCGCTCCTCCGCCGCCGCCCAGATTCGCAAGAATTCTCACATCACCAACACCAAG GTGATTGATATGTTGCTGCTCAAGGGAGTTGAAGAGTTCAACAACATAGTGGAGCACGCTAAGCAGCGGCATCATATAATTGGCCAGTATGTGGTGGGTCAAAAAGGGCTTGTGCAGGATTCGGGCACCAAGGATCAAGGCGACTCtaactttctcaaaaatttcTACAAGAGCAACTACTTTTGA